Within Borreliella afzelii, the genomic segment TTAAAATTAATTCATACAATTCTTTTTCTAATTTAAGATCAGCAATTCGATTAACTTCTAAAAGCTCGTCATAAGGAAATTTCTTAACATCATCGTACGAGCAAATATTCATAATTACTGGAAAATAGTATTTATCGTTTTTTATCTCGTCAAGCAAGTTAAAATACTTTTTTCTACTCTCATTAAGACTTGCAATAGCTTTATCAATATCTTTGCTTATTTTGCTCATTTAGCAACCAGTTCATTAGAATTTGAGGTAAGTGAAGAAGTTACTTTTTCATAATCAAAATTATCATCTATATAATTAAAGGTAACAAAATCACCAACATTATTTTCATATTCACTCAAATATACTAAAGCGGGTTTTTTAAGGTCATTATCTGCATGAAAAGTATTGAATTGCGCAGTGTAAATAATAGCAACAAGATAGTCCTTATAATAAGAAATAAATTCTCTATTTGCATCTAGAATGACATAAAATTCGTCTAAAAATTTTGGACT encodes:
- a CDS encoding DUF1322 family protein; its protein translation is MSKISKDIDKAIASLNESRKKYFNLLDEIKNDKYYFPVIMNICSYDDVKKFPYDELLEVNRIADLKLEKELYELILSK
- a CDS encoding DUF1473 family protein, with translation SPKFLDEFYVILDANREFISYYKDYLVAIIYTAQFNTFHADNDLKKPALVYLSEYENNVGDFVTFNYIDDNFDYEKVTSSLTSNSNELVAK